From the Acidobacteriota bacterium genome, the window ACTTGATGTAGACCATCCCCCGGTCGGTCTTCCAGCCGGGGATCCCCGCCGAGAAGTGCTCGTTCGCGTAGGCGATGCGGCGGTAGTACTCCTCCTTGTAGGCGTTGTGGGAGGATTTCGGGTCGGGGTTGCGACGCTGCCAGAACTGCTCGATGAACTGGTCCCGCTCGTCGTCGGTGGTCAGCTTGCGGAAGATGTCCTTCTCGTCCTCGGTGATGATGTAGGGGACGTCCTCCTCCAGCCACTTCTTGTACCGCTTGGTGAGGTCCTCCTCGGGGTTCAGCTTCTTCCGGGTGTTCTTGTCCTTTCCTGCCTTCGGGGCGGGCTGTGTCGCAGGCTGGCCCCGGGGGTCCGCCGGGGTCGTGCCGGTCGCTTCCGGGGTCTTCCTCGCCTCGTCCTGGGCAGGGGCCCACCCGGGCCCCGGGCAGGCGAGCATCGTCAGGAGGAAACCGGCCATGGTCAGGTATTTGTTCATTCGCATCCTCTCGTTCGGGGCCCGGTCGGGCGTTCACGCCGGCGGGCGTCCGGAACGGTCATTATACCAGAGATGACGGCACATTCAACCCCCCGTCGGCGGGTCCGGGGCGGTGGCCGCTCGCCGTTCGCCGGCCCAAAGCCTTGTCTTTTGCGTCGTCCCGGCATACAATGCGGCTTCGGGAGCCGACGCCGCTCCCCCATGCCAACCCGGGAGGCCGCCGTGATCACATGCATCAAGGGAACGCGAGACATCCTGCCTGCCGAGATCCCGCTCTGGCATTTCGTGGAAGAAACCTGCACCCGCGCCTTCCACCGGTACGGTTTCGAGGAGATCCGGCTCCCCATCATCGAGGTCACGGAACTCTTCGCCCGCGGGATCGGTGACGCCACCGACATCGTCGAGAAAGAGATGTACACCTTCGAGGACCGCAACGGCCTGTCCATCACCCTCCGCCCCGAGGGGACCGCCTCCGTGGCCCGAGCCTACATCCAGCACCGCATGGACCGGGAGGCCCACCTTCACAAGCTCTACTACCTGGGCCCGATGTTCCGGTACGAGCGCCCGCAGAAAGGGCGCTACCGGCAGTTCTACCAGATCGGGGCGGAGGTCCTGGGCTCCCGGAGCCCGGCGGTGGAAGCCGAAACCCTGGACATGCTCGACCACATCCTTCAGGAATTGGGAATTCCCGACACCCGCATCTGGGTCAACTCCATCGGCTGCCCGGACTGCCGGCCCGGCTTCCTCGAGCGGCTGAAAGCGGAGGCGTCGAGGGTCGCCGGCAGCCTCTGCGAGGACTGTCGCCGCCGCATCGACACCAACCCGCTCCGCGTCCTCGACTGCAAGGTCCCCGCGTGCCAGGAGCCGGTCGACGGCCTCCCCCGCATCGGGGATTTCCTCTGCGAGGGCTGCCGGGAACACCACGTCCGGTTCAAGGCGCACCTCGACGCCCTGGGGCTGGGGTACACCGAGAACCCCCGGATGGTCCGCGGCCTCGACTACTATGTCCGCACCACCTTCGAGATCACCTGCGGGAGCCTGGGGGCGCAGAATTCCCTTCTCGGCGGGGGCCGCTACGACAACCTGGTGGAACAGCTCGACGGCCCTCCCACCCACGGCTTCGGCTTCGCCCTCGGCCTGGACCGCTTCGTCCTCTCCCTGCCGGAGGCGCTCAAGGGGGAACTCGCCCGCCGCCCCGCGGTCTACCTGGCGCCCCTGGGGGATTCGGCCTTCGAGCAGGCCCTGAAGCTGTCGGCGGGCTTGCGCCGTCAGGGCTTCACCGTCGCCCTGGACTTCGAACCGCGCAGCCTCAAGAGCCACATGCGCCTTTCCGACCGCCTGGGGGCCGCCTTTGCCGCCATCCTCGGGGAGAACGAACTCGCCCGGGGGGTCGTCGCCCTCAAGCGCATGTCGGACGGGACCCAGTCGGAAGTGGCGTGGGACGCCCTCGCGGACGCCCTTCGCGCCGCAGATCCCCATTCTCAGCTGTGAGGTGAACATGAGCCGTCTTCCTCGAAACGACGACCGGGGCCCCGGGGCTCTGCGCGTCACCCTCCCCTGCCTGCTGGTCGCCCTGGCCCTGGCCGTCTCTTTCGCCGGCGCTGCGGAACGGAAGAACTTCATCTTCATGGTCGGTGACGGGATGGGGTTCGATGCCGTGGCCCACGCGCACTTCCATCGCTTCGGCATGCACCCGGCGGACGAGGACCATCGCCTGACCTTCGAGAAGTGGAAGGTGACGGGGTATCTCTACACCCAAGCCGGCTCCAGCCTCGTGACGGACTCCGCCGCCGCCGCCAGCGCGCTCTACACCGGCAAGAAACACCGGCGGGGCGCCCTCTGCGTCGACGACCGGAACGTCCCCATCCCTTCCCTGTTCGAACTGGCGCACCGGGCGGGTTACAGTGTCGGCGTCGTGACGTCCGTGCCCATCACCGACGCCACCCCTGCCGCCACCTTCGCCCACGTGCCCCACCGCGAGGAGTTCCCCGACATCTACCGCCAGCTCCTCGCCTCGCGGTACGAGGTCTTCCTCGGGGCCGGGGCGAACGGCGACATGCAGTATCTGCCGAAAGATTTCGAGAAGCTCGCCCAGGAGGCGGGCTACCACCTCGCCCGGGACGCCGGCGATCTGAAACGGGCCGCAAAGCTCCCCCTGCTCGGCGTCTTCGGCGACGTGACCCTCCCTTACGAGTACGACCGCCTGGCAAACCCCTCGGACGCGCCCCGACTGGCGGACCTGGTCGAAAAAGCCCTCCAGTTGCTCGAATCGGACACGGACGGGTTCGTCCTCCTCGTCGAGGGGGGCGCCATCGACTGGGCGGCCCACGCCGGGAACCTGAAGCGGGAAATCCACGAGGTGCTGGGCTTTGAAGCCGCGGTGAAGGTGGTGGAGAAGTGGGTGGAAAAGAACAGTTCGTGGGACGAGACCCTCGTGGTGGTCACCGCGGACCACGAGACCGGGGAGCTGACGGTCCGCAATCCCGAAGACTCCGCCCAGGTGGAATTTCGGCGGGAGACCAGCCGGATCCGCCCGGGCGAGTACTCGGGCGCGTCCTACGGGTCCTCGGAGCACTCCGCGGGGGTCGTGCCCCTGTACGCGAGGGGACGCAACAGCGGGTCCTTCGCCGGTGTCCACGACAACACCGGGCTCTTCGGCTTCATCTGCGACCTGCTGGGCCTCCAGACGGAAAAGTGATTGAAAATCCGCTGCAGATCGGGTATGCTTTAGGCATGTTACGTCGAAGGCCGGGATCGCATCGATACTCTCGTATCCCCCGTGAAACTCGACGGTTCGCCGCCATTCTGCGGGGCGCCCTGCTCGCCCTCCTCTTCTGCGGGCCCGCCCTCGCCCTGGATCCCGGCAAGCGGATCACCCAGTACCTCATCGACGACTGGTCCACGAAGGAGGGGCTCCCCCACAACTCGGTGCTCTCCATCACGCAGACCGACGAGGGGTACCTCTGGTTCGGGACCTACGAGGGGCTGGTCCGCTTCGACGGGGTCGCCTTCTCCCTCTTTTCCAAGGCCAACACGCCGGAAATGAAGAACAACGGCATCATGGCGCTCTACACCGACAAGGCCGGGAACCTCTGGGTCGGCACGCCGAACGGCCTGCTCCGCTACCGGGACGGCAAGTTTTCCCTCTTCACCGAGGAGAACGGGTTGACCAGCCAGTTCATCCTGTCCATCTTCGAGGATCGCCAGGGATATCTCTGGATCGGCACCACGCGGGGGATGAACCGCTTCTCAGGGGTCCAGTTCCAGCAGTTCGGCGAGCGGGAGGGGTTCTACAGCGGGCACGTCTCCAGCTTCTGCGAAACGGCCGACGGTGTGCTGTGGATCGGGACCAACGGCGGCGGCCTCTACCGGATGGACCGGGGCAAGTTCCGGGTTTTCACGTCGCGGGACGGCCTGCCGTCCGACTCCATTCACGGCCTGGCCCTCGACATGTCGGACCGTTTGTGGGTGGGGACCCCCCAGGGCCTCACCATCCTGGAGGACGGGAGCCGTTTCAACCCGATCTCCTCTCCGGGGTTGCCGAGCAACTTCATCCGCACGGTTTACCGCGACCGTTACGGCGTCATGTGGATCGGCACCGACGACGGCGGGCTGAGCTGCTGGAAGAACGGCGAATTCTCCTTCATCGATTCGCGGCGCGGCCTGGCGGACGACTCCATCCGGGCCCTCCTGGAGGATCGGGAGGGCAGCCTCTGGGTCGGGAGTTACAACAACGGCATCAACCGCCTCAAGGACAGCCGTTTTTCCGTTTACGGCTCCCGCAACGGCCTCCCCGTCGACCTGGTCCGAAGCGTCTTCGCCGACGGGGGCGGGGGGGTCTGGATCGGGACCATGGGCGGGGGCGTCGTCCACATGGAAAACGAGGTTTTCCGGACCTACGGAAAGGCGGAGGGCCTGCCCAACAACCGGATCGTCTCCATCGCCGAGGCGCCGGACGGGACGTTCTGGTTCGGCACCTACGGCGGCGGCCTGGTCCACTTCGCCAAGGGGACCCTCACCACGTACTCCCGGAAGAACGGGCTCTCCAACGACATCGTCCGCTGCATCCTGGTGGAACCCGACGG encodes:
- a CDS encoding histidine--tRNA ligase, with the translated sequence MITCIKGTRDILPAEIPLWHFVEETCTRAFHRYGFEEIRLPIIEVTELFARGIGDATDIVEKEMYTFEDRNGLSITLRPEGTASVARAYIQHRMDREAHLHKLYYLGPMFRYERPQKGRYRQFYQIGAEVLGSRSPAVEAETLDMLDHILQELGIPDTRIWVNSIGCPDCRPGFLERLKAEASRVAGSLCEDCRRRIDTNPLRVLDCKVPACQEPVDGLPRIGDFLCEGCREHHVRFKAHLDALGLGYTENPRMVRGLDYYVRTTFEITCGSLGAQNSLLGGGRYDNLVEQLDGPPTHGFGFALGLDRFVLSLPEALKGELARRPAVYLAPLGDSAFEQALKLSAGLRRQGFTVALDFEPRSLKSHMRLSDRLGAAFAAILGENELARGVVALKRMSDGTQSEVAWDALADALRAADPHSQL
- a CDS encoding alkaline phosphatase, whose amino-acid sequence is MSRLPRNDDRGPGALRVTLPCLLVALALAVSFAGAAERKNFIFMVGDGMGFDAVAHAHFHRFGMHPADEDHRLTFEKWKVTGYLYTQAGSSLVTDSAAAASALYTGKKHRRGALCVDDRNVPIPSLFELAHRAGYSVGVVTSVPITDATPAATFAHVPHREEFPDIYRQLLASRYEVFLGAGANGDMQYLPKDFEKLAQEAGYHLARDAGDLKRAAKLPLLGVFGDVTLPYEYDRLANPSDAPRLADLVEKALQLLESDTDGFVLLVEGGAIDWAAHAGNLKREIHEVLGFEAAVKVVEKWVEKNSSWDETLVVVTADHETGELTVRNPEDSAQVEFRRETSRIRPGEYSGASYGSSEHSAGVVPLYARGRNSGSFAGVHDNTGLFGFICDLLGLQTEK